Within Spinacia oleracea cultivar Varoflay chromosome 4, BTI_SOV_V1, whole genome shotgun sequence, the genomic segment AGCGAACAAACTCTGGTTGAACCTAGACGACTCATATCCGTCTTCCCGGACCTTATTGGGGTACGATCATCTTCCAAAAACATCGTTCCAACACCTTGTCCAAATTCATACAACGAATAAAATATTGAAGATATATATTTAGGGACAACCATCAACATGTTCATCAATGTTTGACTAGTATTATTATTACGCTTCTTCAATATTGTAGTAGGCCTTGGGAAAGATATAGGAAGAGAAGGATCATCGACTCGTTTAAAGCAAGTAAGAACACCTCCCATTAGAGATGTACCATCACCAATTGCATGGTCAATCTTGAATATGAATATTCCTGCTGCATCAATGTGTTTAGGGTTGTTAATTATGTGAAGTTCCCATAATGGTTTGTGTTGTGGAAGTTGTGAAGTTGCTATTTTGGATACATAGTCATCAAAATGTTGACTATAGTTTTCTGGTGATAATTCTTTTGGGAAATTTGGGATTTTTATATGATCTTCCACATTCACTCTCACTTTCTTCCAACTTTTCCTGCCCCTTTTGTCTTCAACCTGTCCATGCATGTAAAATTTATGATCAAATTAACTCTTTATATAATACACGTACGTAAAATCATGCATGCTACCTCTATTTTTCATATCTATGTTCAGAGTAcgatatgatataatatgatatGATATAACGTACTAATACTTGTATATATACGACTAAGCTAGGAGAGAGATCGAGAGAGAGGAATATATACCACGACAGAGGAGAACCGAGGATGAATGTTAAGGAAGACATCTTTGAGGAAAGCAAGGATGGATGTAAAATCGATAGGGTTAGCCAATTCCAAAAAGGCAAGAACATAGAGTGTTACAACCTCACTCAAGAAGTATTCTGAAGTTGGACTAACTGGCTCTACTTCTTCTACCTCATGCAACTCTAAGCTTGTGTTTACCTTACTACTTTTGGTGTTTACTCTCAATCTCATATCCATTTTTAATAAGTAATTAACTTGATTGGATATCTTCAAAATTAAGACTAACTATGGTCACCTATTTATAACATTTAGTAATGCATGGCTAATTTAAGTAGCAAATCTTAAATTGAATCGGGGCATTTGAAAAGTCAAAGCACCAAACGTTTTCGCTATGCAAATTTCATTCTTTGCCGTAGTACGAGAGATAAGTTATATACCCTCGGATTAAGACTTAGGGTTTTATTATCTTCCTTTTATTATTTATACGAAGttgtatttttcttaaaatcagACCAGGTCAaataaagaaggaaaaaaaGGTACTCACAGAAAACTTTCAGACCATAACAGGAAAAATCGGACCAGCTCAAACCAGAAAAGTATTTATTCTCTTCAACTGGTATGGTCTGATTCTTTTAGTTTCTGATTTAGTTTGGTAGgtttgctcttttttttttctgccAGGTCTGATCTGATatagtttgaatttttttatgtgAGTGATTTTTAATCTTTCTGGTCCAATGTGACCTAAATTTTCTAGTCTGAATTGAATTTTTCTTATTTGGTCTGATTTTAAGAACAAAATAATAATAGAGAACATAGCCTTAAGAGTAGTGTCCCAGGCCAATTCCCATCAACATTTTAATTTGGTGGACCTCCGTACAATTTATAGTTATTGTAAAGACAAGGTTTGCAAATTTGTGCGGTTAGTGAATAGTACAATTTATTTGGTCTgtttatttttccttaataatCGCGTAAAGTGACAAACGGGAAAAAAATTTAGATTCGGAGGGAGTAAGATACATCATGTGATTGCCGTAAATTTCAGGTAAGTAGGAAACATGgtcttaaactcttaatta encodes:
- the LOC110783669 gene encoding wax ester synthase/diacylglycerol acyltransferase 6-like isoform X2 → MDMRLRVNTKSSKVNTSLELHEVEEVEPVSPTSEYFLSEVVTLYVLAFLELANPIDFTSILAFLKDVFLNIHPRFSSVVVEDKRGRKSWKKVRVNVEDHIKIPNFPKELSPENYSQHFDDYVSKIATSQLPQHKPLWELHIINNPKHIDAAGIFIFKIDHAIGDGTSLMGGVLTCFKRVDDPSLPISFPRPTTILKKRNNNTSQTLMNMLMVVPKYISSIFYSLYEFGQGVGTMFLEDDRTPIRSGKTDMSRLGSTRVCSLTLSLNHVKTIKGLLGVTVNDIIVGIIFLGTRLYIQETETDQGRLKKDTRSTASIFVNIRNVGGNLSVEEMRKGKTWGNRITNIEIPLPNLEVDDVTNPLQFIQKAHTIIKRKRTANFGLYLMSGLLEAIRTVFGLQVRIPFFIIEIKNTILV
- the LOC110783669 gene encoding wax ester synthase/diacylglycerol acyltransferase 6-like isoform X1 — its product is MDMRLRVNTKSSKVNTSLELHEVEEVEPVSPTSEYFLSEVVTLYVLAFLELANPIDFTSILAFLKDVFLNIHPRFSSVVVEDKRGRKSWKKVRVNVEDHIKIPNFPKELSPENYSQHFDDYVSKIATSQLPQHKPLWELHIINNPKHIDAAGIFIFKIDHAIGDGTSLMGGVLTCFKRVDDPSLPISFPRPTTILKKRNNNTSQTLMNMLMVVPKYISSIFYSLYEFGQGVGTMFLEDDRTPIRSGKTDMSRLGSTRVCSLTLSLNHVKTIKGLLGVTVNDIIVGIIFLGTRLYIQETETDQGRLKKDTRSTASIFVNIRNVGGNLSVEEMRKGKTWGNRITNIEIPLPNLEVDDVTNPLQFIQKAHTIIKRKRTANFGLYLMSGLLEAIRTVFGLQMCRRYCSGCCTLC